From a region of the Paramagnetospirillum magnetotacticum MS-1 genome:
- a CDS encoding YoaK family protein, with translation MPIYYLRRLSGDRRTSSANKHLGYSLAFIAGAINAGGFLAVERYTSHMTGIVSSLADNLVTNELGAVLVGLGSLTAFIAGSAYSAILISWGRHHRMHSKYAYPLLWEAMLLLCFGLMGGSLELHQSAFIPVTVMLLCFIMGLQNAIISKISNSEIRTTHMTGIVTDIGIELGKAFYINSQKESAHYQPVRANRSRLAVLSCLLLSFLAGGVAGALGFKYVGYASTIPLAVFLVFLAIVPLVDDARTRFRVFTRQRLH, from the coding sequence ATGCCCATCTATTATCTGCGCAGGCTTTCGGGCGATCGGCGCACGTCTTCCGCCAACAAACATCTTGGTTATTCCCTGGCCTTCATCGCAGGCGCCATCAATGCCGGGGGCTTCCTGGCGGTCGAGCGCTATACCTCTCACATGACCGGGATTGTCTCCTCCCTGGCCGACAATCTGGTTACCAACGAGCTTGGCGCGGTGCTGGTCGGGTTGGGCTCGCTGACGGCCTTCATCGCCGGTTCGGCCTATTCGGCGATCCTGATCAGCTGGGGGCGTCATCACCGCATGCACAGCAAATACGCCTATCCCCTACTGTGGGAGGCGATGCTGCTGTTGTGCTTCGGGCTGATGGGCGGTTCGCTGGAACTGCATCAAAGCGCTTTCATCCCGGTTACCGTGATGCTGCTTTGCTTCATCATGGGCTTGCAGAACGCCATCATTTCCAAGATTTCCAACTCGGAAATCCGCACCACCCACATGACCGGCATCGTTACCGATATCGGCATCGAACTGGGCAAGGCCTTCTACATCAATTCCCAGAAGGAATCGGCGCATTACCAGCCGGTGCGGGCCAACCGGAGTCGGCTGGCCGTATTGTCCTGTCTGCTGCTTTCTTTCCTGGCGGGCGGCGTGGCGGGCGCATTGGGCTTCAAATATGTGGGCTACGCCTCGACCATTCCGCTGGCGGTGTTCCTGGTCTTTCTGGCCATCGTGCCGCTGGTCGACGACGCGCGCACCCGGTTCCGGGTGTTCACCCGCCAGCGGCTGCACTGA
- a CDS encoding SDR family NAD(P)-dependent oxidoreductase, with amino-acid sequence MSDVKTVVVTGASRGIGHAIARRFLAEGWRVITCARADVPKECMIDRNWACHIVADLAEPASAQDFVAKANAWLGSEPLHALVNNAGVSPKTPYKERLGVLNGSIDGWKDVFELNFFAPLRLARGFASALHRGKGAIVNITSIAGHYVHPFAGSAYSTSKAALSGLTREMAAEMAQLGVRVNAVAPGEIRTEMISAEYEALVPRIPLERMGTTEDVAGTVFRLCGPDFAYVTGTEVFVTGGQHLY; translated from the coding sequence ATGAGCGACGTCAAAACCGTCGTCGTCACCGGCGCGTCGCGCGGCATCGGCCACGCCATCGCCCGGCGCTTTCTGGCCGAGGGCTGGCGGGTTATCACCTGCGCCAGGGCCGATGTGCCCAAGGAGTGCATGATCGACCGCAATTGGGCCTGCCATATCGTCGCCGATCTGGCCGAACCCGCCTCGGCTCAGGATTTCGTCGCCAAGGCCAATGCCTGGCTGGGGTCGGAGCCACTGCACGCCCTGGTCAACAATGCCGGTGTCAGTCCCAAGACCCCTTACAAGGAGCGGTTGGGCGTGCTGAACGGTTCCATCGACGGCTGGAAGGATGTTTTCGAGCTGAACTTCTTCGCGCCGCTGCGCCTGGCCCGTGGATTTGCCAGCGCCCTGCATCGCGGCAAGGGTGCCATCGTCAACATCACCTCCATCGCTGGACATTATGTCCATCCCTTCGCGGGATCGGCCTATTCCACCTCCAAGGCGGCGCTGTCGGGTCTGACCCGCGAAATGGCCGCCGAGATGGCGCAACTGGGAGTGAGGGTCAATGCCGTGGCGCCCGGAGAAATCCGCACCGAGATGATTTCGGCCGAATATGAGGCCTTGGTGCCGCGCATTCCGCTCGAGCGCATGGGCACCACCGAGGATGTGGCCGGAACCGTATTCCGTCTGTGCGGACCCGACTTCGCCTATGTGACCGGCACCGAGGTGTTCGTCACCGGCGGCCAGCATCTTTATTGA
- the sppA gene encoding signal peptide peptidase SppA, whose protein sequence is MRRIGRVLVAFLAVSGFVFLGLMGLGIWAGIHMAEGDGKEVPERVVLTLDLDAPFRDTGEANPLAQLSGERSYGLRQTVEALDRAALDSRVTGLFATMGHSSLGLAGRQDLRDAVIRFRASGKSAVLFAETMGEGGSGTLDYYLAAAFSQVWLQPSGDVGLTGLWVESPFIKGTLDLLGMKAQFSGRHEYKSAIDMFTETGFTPAHRENLGRLLDSWSEQIISGIAANRGLPEDRVRDLMGKGPFLASEALNAKLVDKVGYRDQAWEIVAGIGTDKAEDMDLADYAGHLDKARGGAKIALISGIGAIHRGESRHGLDGDGDFGAQTVAEAFRDAVDDDKVKAILFRVDSPGGSYTASDTVHHEVARARAAGKPVVVSMGNYAASGGYFVAMGADRIIAAPGTITGSIGVFTGKVVLEDFWKKLGISWDQMQRGDNAGIWSANQPFTPQAKARIDALLDHIYADFTGKASQARNLDAARMDKLARGRVWTGADAKESGLVDGLGGWTEALAQLRQVAGLKADEPLSLVEFPRPRKPWEVLAESLGGGGVAERRILSRIEPLLNVLSPVPGAQLRAPDLRGPR, encoded by the coding sequence ATGCGCCGCATCGGTCGAGTCCTGGTCGCCTTTCTGGCCGTTTCCGGCTTCGTCTTCCTGGGGCTGATGGGCCTGGGGATCTGGGCGGGCATCCATATGGCCGAGGGTGACGGCAAGGAGGTGCCCGAGCGGGTGGTGCTGACTCTCGACCTGGACGCGCCCTTCCGTGACACGGGGGAGGCCAATCCCCTGGCCCAGTTGTCGGGCGAACGCTCCTATGGTCTGCGCCAGACGGTGGAGGCCCTGGACCGCGCCGCCTTGGACAGCCGGGTGACCGGCCTGTTCGCCACAATGGGCCATTCCAGCCTGGGCCTGGCCGGGCGCCAGGATCTGCGCGACGCGGTGATCCGTTTTCGGGCCTCGGGAAAATCGGCGGTGCTGTTCGCTGAGACCATGGGCGAGGGTGGTTCGGGGACTCTGGATTACTATCTGGCCGCCGCCTTTTCCCAGGTCTGGCTGCAGCCCTCGGGCGATGTGGGGCTGACTGGATTATGGGTAGAAAGCCCGTTCATCAAGGGCACGCTCGACCTGCTGGGCATGAAGGCTCAGTTCTCCGGCCGCCATGAATACAAATCGGCCATCGACATGTTCACCGAGACCGGATTCACCCCGGCTCACCGCGAGAATCTGGGGCGTCTGCTGGATTCCTGGTCCGAGCAGATCATTTCCGGCATCGCCGCCAATCGCGGCTTGCCCGAGGACAGGGTGCGCGATCTGATGGGCAAGGGGCCCTTCCTGGCCTCCGAAGCCTTGAACGCCAAACTGGTGGACAAGGTCGGTTATCGCGACCAGGCCTGGGAGATCGTGGCGGGCATCGGCACGGACAAGGCCGAGGACATGGATCTGGCCGATTATGCCGGTCATCTGGACAAGGCGCGCGGCGGCGCCAAGATCGCGCTGATTTCCGGCATCGGAGCCATTCATCGTGGCGAGTCCCGCCACGGACTGGACGGCGACGGTGATTTCGGGGCCCAGACCGTGGCCGAGGCCTTCCGCGATGCGGTGGACGACGACAAGGTCAAGGCCATCTTGTTCCGGGTCGACAGCCCAGGCGGCTCCTACACCGCCTCGGATACCGTTCATCACGAGGTGGCGCGCGCCCGCGCGGCGGGTAAGCCCGTGGTGGTCTCCATGGGCAATTACGCCGCTTCGGGGGGCTATTTCGTCGCAATGGGCGCCGACCGCATCATCGCCGCGCCGGGAACCATCACCGGTTCCATCGGCGTGTTCACCGGCAAGGTGGTGCTGGAAGACTTCTGGAAGAAGCTGGGGATCAGTTGGGACCAGATGCAGCGGGGCGACAATGCCGGTATCTGGAGCGCCAACCAGCCTTTCACCCCTCAGGCCAAGGCCCGTATCGACGCATTGCTCGACCACATCTATGCCGATTTCACCGGCAAGGCCTCCCAGGCCCGAAACCTCGACGCCGCCCGCATGGACAAGCTGGCGCGCGGGCGGGTCTGGACGGGGGCCGATGCCAAGGAATCCGGTCTGGTGGACGGTTTGGGCGGCTGGACCGAGGCCTTGGCCCAGTTGCGGCAGGTCGCCGGGCTCAAGGCCGACGAGCCGCTCTCCCTGGTGGAGTTCCCCCGCCCGCGCAAGCCGTGGGAAGTTCTGGCCGAAAGCCTGGGCGGCGGCGGGGTGGCCGAGCGGCGCATCCTGTCCCGCATCGAGCCCCTGCTGAATGTGCTGTCCCCCGTGCCAGGCGCCCAGTTGCGCGCCCCCGATCTGAGGGGGCCACGATGA
- the sfsA gene encoding DNA/RNA nuclease SfsA translates to MRFPDPLIRATLIKRYKRFLADVRLEDGTEVTTHLANSGAMLGTAEPGMEVWLSPASNPERKLKWNWEMVTVDGHLVGVNTAHPNAIVAESVAAGLIAELTGYDSIRREVKYGVNSRIDLLLEAAARPKCWVEVKNVHLKRGGWAEFPDAVTTRGTKHLAELTDRVKAGERAVMLYLVQREDCGGFRPAADIDPVYARALAQATRDGVEAICYTCRLTPGGIDLGAPLLMDLTERI, encoded by the coding sequence ATGCGTTTTCCCGACCCTCTGATCCGCGCCACGCTCATCAAGCGCTATAAGCGCTTCCTGGCCGATGTACGGCTGGAGGACGGCACCGAGGTCACCACCCATCTGGCCAATTCGGGAGCCATGCTGGGCACCGCGGAACCCGGTATGGAGGTCTGGCTGTCGCCCGCCTCCAACCCGGAGCGCAAGTTGAAGTGGAACTGGGAAATGGTCACCGTGGATGGCCATCTGGTGGGCGTCAACACCGCGCACCCCAATGCCATCGTGGCCGAAAGCGTGGCGGCCGGACTCATCGCCGAGTTGACCGGCTATGACTCCATCCGGCGCGAGGTGAAATATGGCGTCAATTCCCGCATCGACCTGTTGCTGGAAGCCGCGGCGCGCCCCAAATGCTGGGTGGAGGTCAAGAACGTCCATCTCAAGCGCGGCGGCTGGGCCGAGTTTCCCGACGCGGTCACCACGCGGGGCACCAAGCATCTGGCCGAACTCACCGATCGGGTCAAAGCGGGCGAGCGCGCCGTGATGCTCTATCTGGTCCAGCGCGAAGACTGTGGCGGCTTTCGCCCCGCCGCCGATATCGACCCGGTTTATGCCCGCGCCCTGGCCCAGGCGACACGGGACGGCGTCGAGGCTATCTGTTATACCTGCCGTCTGACGCCCGGCGGCATCGACCTGGGCGCACCCTTACTCATGGATTTGACTGAGCGGATTTGA
- a CDS encoding rhodanese-like domain-containing protein: protein MSREDPEMSFSEIGLIELDPSQVKALLDSGEAVLVDVREDDEFAEEHIEGSVLYPMSDFEIETWPNFPDRKIVISCLGGVRSAAVARKLISAGQGWAVHLKGGLNAWRDAGLPTVTGV from the coding sequence TTGAGCCGCGAGGACCCCGAGATGAGCTTTTCAGAGATTGGCCTGATCGAGTTGGACCCCAGCCAGGTAAAGGCTTTGCTGGATAGCGGCGAGGCGGTTCTGGTCGATGTGCGCGAAGACGATGAATTCGCCGAGGAGCATATCGAGGGCTCGGTTCTCTACCCCATGAGTGATTTCGAGATCGAGACCTGGCCCAATTTTCCCGACCGCAAGATCGTCATTTCCTGCCTGGGTGGTGTCCGTTCGGCCGCCGTGGCGCGCAAGCTGATTTCGGCGGGCCAGGGCTGGGCAGTCCATCTGAAGGGTGGTCTCAACGCCTGGCGCGATGCGGGCCTGCCCACGGTGACGGGCGTCTGA
- the ubiG gene encoding bifunctional 2-polyprenyl-6-hydroxyphenol methylase/3-demethylubiquinol 3-O-methyltransferase UbiG has protein sequence MDQVGTASPEEIARFTAMAEAWWDPTGKFKPLHRFNPVRLAFMRRHFSAHFGRDESLMRPFEGLSLLDVGSGGGLLSEPLARMGFAVTGIDAGEKNVAVARLHAEQTGVMVDYRVATPERLDPAEAFDVVLSMEVVEHVPDVSAFLGHATAHLKPGGVFMGATLNRTAKAWALAVVGAEYVLGWLPRGTHDWNKFVRPSEFAAMLRDHGITVRQMAGMAFNPLSDTWRETDNLDVNYMLFGVKG, from the coding sequence ATGGACCAAGTGGGCACGGCATCGCCCGAGGAAATCGCCCGGTTCACCGCCATGGCCGAGGCCTGGTGGGACCCGACCGGCAAGTTCAAGCCGTTGCACCGCTTCAACCCCGTGCGGCTGGCCTTCATGCGCCGTCATTTCTCCGCCCATTTCGGCCGCGACGAAAGCCTGATGCGCCCCTTCGAGGGCCTCTCCCTGCTGGATGTGGGCAGCGGCGGCGGCTTGCTGTCCGAGCCCCTGGCCCGCATGGGATTCGCCGTCACCGGCATCGACGCGGGTGAAAAGAACGTCGCCGTGGCCCGCCTGCACGCGGAACAGACCGGGGTTATGGTGGACTACCGGGTGGCGACGCCCGAAAGACTGGATCCGGCCGAAGCCTTCGACGTGGTGCTGTCCATGGAAGTGGTGGAGCATGTCCCCGACGTCTCCGCCTTCCTCGGCCACGCCACCGCCCATCTGAAGCCGGGCGGCGTCTTCATGGGCGCGACGCTCAACCGCACGGCCAAGGCCTGGGCCCTGGCGGTGGTGGGCGCCGAATACGTCCTGGGCTGGCTGCCGCGCGGCACCCACGACTGGAACAAATTCGTGCGCCCCTCTGAATTCGCCGCCATGCTGCGCGATCACGGAATCACCGTGCGCCAGATGGCGGGCATGGCCTTCAACCCTTTAAGCGACACCTGGCGCGAGACCGACAATCTCGACGTCAATTACATGCTGTTCGGGGTGAAGGGGTAA
- a CDS encoding carbon-nitrogen hydrolase family protein yields the protein MRAFKAACLQVNASNDLMANCEAAAAFAVEARAAGADLILMPENVAMMEWGRSNIVLKAQPEDEHQALKFFRDLAREIGAWLHIGSLHVLLEGGMVANRTYVLRPDGEIAARYSKIHMFDVDLGLGEVYKESATFQPGDDAVCVDLPWGRLGLSICYDLRFPHLYRALAHAGSSFMAVPAAFTRTTGKAHWHVLLRARAIETGCYVFAPAQCGEHVNERQTYGHALIVSPWGEVLADALERPGWVMADIDPEKVKDARRKIPCLDHDRPFGVPKR from the coding sequence GTGAGGGCGTTCAAGGCGGCCTGCCTGCAGGTCAACGCCTCCAATGACCTGATGGCCAATTGCGAGGCCGCCGCCGCCTTTGCCGTGGAGGCCCGCGCCGCCGGTGCCGACCTGATCCTGATGCCCGAGAACGTGGCCATGATGGAATGGGGACGCTCCAATATCGTGCTGAAGGCCCAGCCGGAAGACGAGCATCAGGCGCTGAAATTCTTCCGCGATCTGGCGCGCGAGATCGGTGCCTGGCTGCATATCGGCAGCCTGCATGTGCTGCTCGAAGGCGGCATGGTCGCCAACCGCACCTATGTGCTGCGTCCCGATGGCGAGATCGCGGCCCGCTATTCCAAGATCCATATGTTCGACGTGGATCTGGGCCTGGGTGAGGTCTACAAGGAATCCGCCACCTTCCAGCCCGGCGACGACGCGGTTTGCGTCGATCTGCCTTGGGGGCGGTTGGGGCTGTCCATCTGCTACGATCTGCGCTTTCCCCACCTCTACCGGGCGTTGGCCCATGCGGGTTCGTCCTTCATGGCGGTTCCTGCTGCTTTTACGCGGACCACCGGCAAGGCCCATTGGCACGTTCTCCTGCGCGCTCGCGCCATCGAAACCGGCTGTTACGTCTTCGCCCCCGCCCAGTGCGGCGAGCATGTCAACGAGCGCCAGACCTATGGCCACGCCCTGATCGTCAGCCCCTGGGGCGAGGTGCTGGCCGACGCTCTGGAACGGCCCGGCTGGGTGATGGCCGATATCGACCCGGAAAAGGTCAAGGACGCGCGGCGCAAGATCCCCTGCCTCGACCACGACCGGCCGTTCGGGGTGCCCAAGCGCTAG
- a CDS encoding DUF1178 family protein yields the protein MILFELRCSGEHHFEAWFKDGATYDRQAAAGEISCPQCGDTHIQKALMAPRLAKARGSVLDAQAAAGELRKMLVDLKHKVQASCDYVGERFPDEARKIHYGDAEARPIYGEATPADAAELEEEGVAVARIPWVAEGN from the coding sequence ATGATCCTGTTCGAATTGCGCTGCTCTGGCGAGCATCATTTTGAAGCCTGGTTCAAGGACGGCGCCACCTATGACAGGCAGGCGGCGGCTGGCGAGATTTCCTGCCCCCAATGCGGCGATACCCATATCCAAAAGGCCCTCATGGCACCGCGTCTGGCCAAGGCGCGGGGCTCCGTCCTGGATGCCCAGGCGGCGGCCGGGGAATTGCGCAAGATGCTGGTGGACCTGAAGCACAAGGTTCAGGCCAGTTGCGACTATGTGGGGGAACGGTTCCCCGACGAGGCCCGCAAGATTCACTACGGCGATGCCGAGGCCCGGCCCATCTATGGCGAGGCCACCCCCGCCGATGCCGCCGAGTTGGAAGAAGAGGGCGTGGCCGTCGCCCGCATTCCCTGGGTGGCCGAGGGGAATTAG
- a CDS encoding methyltransferase domain-containing protein: protein MRIFDRSLVRKHRDRAADNFVAHDFLVREVAERLADRLDDVKRRFPMALDLGCHTGELADTLKGRGGIETLVQCDLSPAIAAKAAANGHPTVAADEEWLPFAAHSFDLAVSCLSLHWVNDLPGTLLQIRRVLKPDGLFIAALLGAGTLAELRQCLNDAELAEEGGASPRVAPFADVKDLGALLQRAGFALPVADADCVPVSYADPMRLMADLRGMGETNAVAGQRKGLTRRATLLHAVSLYQERFAGPEGRMPATFQVLTMTGWAPHPCQPAPAPQGCAIPGLNAFSSRMSPETQ from the coding sequence ATGAGAATCTTCGACCGTAGCCTGGTGCGCAAGCACCGCGACCGCGCCGCCGATAATTTCGTCGCCCATGACTTTCTGGTGCGCGAAGTGGCCGAGCGCCTGGCCGACCGCCTGGACGACGTCAAACGGCGTTTCCCCATGGCGCTGGATCTTGGCTGCCATACCGGCGAACTGGCCGACACACTCAAAGGCCGGGGCGGCATCGAGACCCTGGTGCAGTGCGACCTGTCGCCCGCCATCGCGGCCAAGGCGGCGGCCAACGGCCACCCCACCGTGGCCGCCGACGAGGAATGGCTGCCCTTCGCCGCGCACAGCTTCGATCTGGCGGTGTCGTGCCTGTCGCTGCACTGGGTCAACGACCTGCCGGGCACGCTTCTTCAGATCCGCAGAGTCTTGAAGCCCGACGGATTGTTCATCGCCGCCTTGCTGGGCGCCGGAACCCTGGCCGAACTGCGCCAGTGCCTCAATGATGCGGAACTGGCCGAGGAAGGAGGCGCAAGCCCACGGGTCGCCCCCTTCGCCGACGTCAAGGATCTGGGCGCCCTGCTCCAGCGGGCCGGGTTCGCCCTGCCGGTGGCCGATGCCGATTGCGTGCCGGTCAGCTATGCCGATCCCATGCGGCTGATGGCCGATCTGCGCGGCATGGGCGAGACCAATGCCGTGGCCGGGCAGCGCAAGGGCCTGACCCGGCGCGCCACGCTGCTGCACGCTGTCTCCCTTTATCAGGAGCGTTTTGCCGGGCCCGAGGGACGCATGCCCGCCACCTTCCAGGTGCTGACCATGACCGGCTGGGCGCCCCATCCCTGCCAGCCCGCCCCGGCCCCCCAGGGCTGCGCAATCCCCGGTCTCAACGCCTTTTCCAGCCGCATGAGTCCCGAGACCCAGTGA
- the map gene encoding type I methionyl aminopeptidase, which translates to MEHEDREFSRIRRHGPADFEAMRKAGLLAAQTLDFIAPYVVPGVTTAEIDRLCAEFITTRGAVNAPMNYRGFPKSICTSVNHVVCHGIPGEKRLEDGDIVNIDVTPIVDGWHGDSSRMYYVGKVGVKARKLVEVTYESLMRGIEVVKPGATLGDIGHAIQSFAEKHRFSVVRDFCGHGLGRIFHEPPNVMHYGNKGEGGVLAEGMFFTIEPMINAGRYETKILADGWTAVTKDKSLSAQFEHSIGVTATGCEIFTLSPAGYHCPPYL; encoded by the coding sequence ATGGAACACGAAGACAGGGAGTTCTCCCGCATCCGCCGCCACGGCCCGGCCGATTTCGAAGCCATGCGCAAGGCTGGCCTTCTGGCCGCCCAGACCCTGGACTTCATTGCACCCTATGTGGTTCCCGGAGTCACCACCGCCGAAATCGATCGTCTGTGCGCCGAATTCATCACCACGCGCGGCGCCGTCAACGCGCCCATGAATTACCGGGGCTTTCCCAAATCCATCTGCACCTCGGTCAATCATGTGGTCTGCCACGGCATTCCCGGTGAAAAACGCCTGGAAGACGGCGATATCGTCAATATCGACGTAACCCCCATCGTCGATGGCTGGCACGGTGATTCCTCGCGCATGTACTATGTGGGCAAGGTCGGCGTGAAGGCCCGTAAACTGGTGGAGGTCACCTACGAGTCGCTGATGCGCGGCATCGAGGTGGTCAAGCCCGGCGCCACCCTGGGCGATATCGGCCATGCCATCCAAAGCTTCGCCGAGAAGCACCGCTTTTCCGTGGTGCGCGACTTCTGCGGCCATGGCCTTGGACGCATCTTCCACGAGCCGCCCAACGTCATGCATTACGGCAATAAGGGCGAAGGCGGCGTTCTGGCAGAGGGGATGTTCTTCACCATCGAGCCCATGATCAATGCTGGCCGCTATGAAACCAAGATCCTGGCCGATGGCTGGACGGCGGTCACCAAGGATAAATCCCTGTCGGCGCAGTTCGAACATTCCATCGGCGTCACCGCCACCGGATGCGAGATCTTCACCCTGTCTCCCGCCGGTTACCACTGCCCTCCATACCTATAG
- a CDS encoding class I SAM-dependent methyltransferase, with protein sequence MGTDPFRIAPSAWITRFAPLVPKGGTVLDLACGGGRHSRLFLDRGHKVTALDRDVAQAQLAEGAELIAADLEDGSAWPLAGRHFDAVVVTNYLWRPLFPAILGSLNPGGVLLYETFALGNEKFGRPANPDHLLKRGELLELTQGLTVVAYEDGAMGRAKVVQRICAVNGTDLAALT encoded by the coding sequence ATGGGAACCGACCCCTTCCGCATTGCCCCATCCGCCTGGATCACCCGCTTCGCCCCCCTGGTGCCGAAGGGCGGCACGGTTCTGGATTTGGCCTGTGGCGGCGGGCGGCATTCGCGGCTATTCCTGGATCGCGGCCACAAAGTCACCGCGCTGGACCGCGACGTGGCCCAGGCCCAATTGGCCGAGGGGGCGGAGTTGATCGCCGCCGATCTGGAGGACGGCTCTGCCTGGCCGCTGGCGGGCCGCCATTTCGACGCCGTGGTGGTGACCAATTACCTGTGGCGGCCGCTGTTCCCCGCCATTCTCGGCTCGTTGAATCCCGGCGGCGTGCTGCTTTACGAAACCTTCGCGCTAGGCAACGAGAAATTCGGCCGCCCGGCCAATCCCGACCACCTTTTGAAGCGTGGCGAACTGCTGGAACTGACCCAGGGGCTCACGGTGGTGGCCTATGAAGACGGCGCAATGGGTCGTGCCAAGGTGGTACAGCGGATATGCGCGGTCAATGGGACAGATCTTGCCGCGCTGACCTGA
- a CDS encoding cold-shock protein, translating into MPNGTVKWFNATKGYGFIQPEDGSADIFVHISAVERAGIGNLKEGQKLSFETERDPRKGKSSAVNLKAL; encoded by the coding sequence ATGCCGAACGGCACCGTTAAGTGGTTCAATGCTACCAAGGGTTATGGCTTTATCCAGCCCGAGGACGGCTCGGCCGACATCTTCGTTCACATCTCCGCCGTCGAGCGCGCTGGCATCGGCAACCTGAAGGAAGGCCAGAAGCTGTCCTTCGAGACCGAGCGCGACCCCCGCAAGGGCAAGAGCTCCGCGGTCAATCTCAAGGCCCTCTAA
- the grxC gene encoding glutaredoxin 3 encodes MAEIEIYTTDVCPYCVKAKKLFAKKGVDYTEINVSTDDGLRQYMTNRAGGRRSVPQIFIDGVHVGGCDDLYALDKDGKLDPMLAGAR; translated from the coding sequence ATGGCCGAGATCGAGATCTACACCACCGACGTCTGCCCCTATTGCGTCAAGGCCAAGAAGCTGTTCGCCAAGAAGGGTGTGGACTACACCGAGATCAACGTCTCGACCGATGACGGCCTGCGCCAGTACATGACCAACCGGGCCGGTGGGCGCCGCTCGGTGCCGCAGATTTTCATCGATGGGGTGCATGTGGGCGGCTGTGACGATCTTTACGCGCTCGACAAGGACGGCAAGCTTGATCCCATGCTGGCCGGTGCGCGGTGA
- a CDS encoding CBS domain-containing protein, whose translation MPVRLIRDVIRDQTVLAMPAGTTVREAARQMKARRVGAVMVTDHQGRLQGIFTERDCLFRVLAEGVNPDTTTLALVMTANPVTITADRKLGHALHLMHDNGFRHIPVVDHAIPVGMISIRDALGSELSSFERERAKKSELGEILG comes from the coding sequence ATGCCGGTTCGTTTGATCAGGGACGTCATTCGCGACCAGACGGTTCTGGCCATGCCAGCCGGCACCACGGTGCGCGAGGCCGCCCGCCAGATGAAAGCACGCCGGGTCGGAGCTGTCATGGTCACCGACCACCAAGGCAGGCTTCAGGGGATCTTCACCGAGCGCGACTGTCTATTTCGGGTCCTGGCCGAGGGCGTCAATCCCGATACCACCACCCTGGCCCTGGTAATGACCGCCAATCCCGTGACCATCACCGCCGACCGCAAGTTGGGCCATGCGCTGCACCTGATGCATGACAACGGGTTCCGCCATATCCCCGTGGTGGATCATGCCATTCCGGTGGGCATGATCTCCATCCGCGATGCGCTGGGTTCGGAACTCAGCAGCTTCGAGCGGGAAAGGGCGAAGAAATCTGAACTGGGCGAAATTCTGGGATAG
- a CDS encoding ComF family protein → MPVRIARLVIDALLPPLCLSCQAEVAEPGSLCPACWSGMVFLGEPSCACCGLPFEFDPGDGVICGECARVKPRYARARAVFRYDDSSKALVLRFKHGDRLEGVGAFARWMARAGGVILAQADLLVPVPLHRWRLLSRRYNQAALLAVAIGKLTQVAVEPGMLTRTRRTPPQGHLGHDARARNVAGAFRVDDRLRPRLDGRRVVLIDDVMTSGATVGECARVLLKAGAVCVDVLTLGRVVREG, encoded by the coding sequence ATGCCGGTCAGGATTGCACGTCTGGTGATCGACGCGCTGTTGCCGCCGCTCTGCCTGTCCTGTCAGGCCGAGGTGGCCGAACCCGGCAGCCTGTGCCCCGCCTGCTGGTCGGGCATGGTCTTTCTGGGCGAACCGTCCTGCGCCTGTTGCGGTTTGCCCTTCGAATTCGATCCCGGCGACGGAGTGATCTGCGGCGAATGCGCCAGGGTGAAGCCGCGTTATGCGCGGGCCCGGGCGGTGTTCCGCTATGACGATTCCTCCAAGGCGCTGGTCCTGCGCTTCAAGCATGGCGACCGGCTGGAAGGGGTGGGGGCCTTCGCCCGCTGGATGGCGCGGGCCGGAGGCGTCATCCTGGCCCAGGCCGATCTGCTGGTGCCGGTGCCCTTGCACCGCTGGCGTCTTTTGTCGCGGCGCTATAATCAGGCCGCCCTGCTGGCCGTGGCCATCGGCAAGTTGACCCAGGTGGCGGTGGAGCCGGGGATGCTGACCCGGACCCGCCGCACGCCGCCCCAGGGCCATCTCGGCCACGATGCCCGCGCCCGCAACGTGGCCGGTGCCTTCAGGGTCGATGATCGTCTGCGCCCCCGTCTGGATGGACGCCGCGTGGTGCTGATCGACGACGTCATGACCAGCGGCGCCACGGTGGGCGAATGTGCCCGCGTGCTGCTCAAGGCCGGTGCTGTTTGCGTGGACGTTCTTACCCTGGGACGGGTGGTGCGGGAAGGTTAG